GAAGACATTCACATAGATATCACGACTGCTCTCAAGGCTCTAGAGTCTCGGGATTTTAGCGTTTACCAATCGCAGCTGAAAGACCAAGAGCTTTCAAGCCGTTAAGTCCTATGACATGAGTACAAGATTAGTTAGTTTAGGCAATATTATGCATATTAAAGAGATAAAGTGGCCCAGACCGTCTACTTTTGCTCGATGGGCTCATCTCTTGCTATTTCactgaaaattttgaacTCGCTTAAGCCTTTAAAGGCTTAGATACTTGACGACAATCAATCACTATACAATATTAAACACACTGGACACCGAATTAGTCCACGAACGGCTTTATATCAGTATTGATTGGCGGAtaagagagaaagaaggcTTTCAAATCAGTCAAGAGCCCATTTAATGCGACAAGTAGCGCGCTGGCTGACAACGGTCCTCTTTTACCTGGCGAATATTGGGCTTATATTCTATTGTTTTCGAAATAAGACACTATGGAGAGTATATCTTGAACCATTGGTACTATTAGAATGCTTCATAGCCCTGGGTCTTATTGCATCGGACTTTTTGACACCATCATTATCGCGCATATCTAGGAAGATATTGCATGTATCTGATAGAGTTTCTGGTTTGACATTGTTGGCATTGGGGAATGCTGTTCCCGATATAACGAGTACGTATCAGGCTATGAGTGCAGATGCGACAACTATGGCCGTTGGAGAGTTATTTGGGGGAATTTTCTTCCTATTAACAGTTGTTCTGGGATCAATGGCACTCGTAAAGCCTATAGAATTACgtccattgaagatgattgCAGTAGAAGAATCTCGTGAACTAGAGTCTTTTAAGgctgaagaggatgaaagaCGTATAATCTACGATAGAAGTGATTTTATTCAGGATATTGCAATATTCGCAGGTCTGGTTATGATGTCAGCTATCTTCCTGTCAGATGGACGTCTCATGTTTTGGGAGTGTGTCGTTATGGTTATCTCGTATGGAGCTTATGCAACATACCTTGTTTTCTACCAAAAGAGCTGTGTTGCGGATATTTGTGAAGTGGAAGAGAGAGCAGTTACCGATGAGCCGCTTTCAGATCTGTCGACTATGATGACCAATACTGACCGAGCAAGTTTATGTGATGGGAACATAAGGTTCTTCGACAGTGGCGTCCACGAAAGAAGAGCAAATATCAGGCGCAGGATTCGCCGTTACCTAAGGTCGAATTACAATGGATGGGTCAGGATAACACTTAGGGACTGTTTGGATATATGGGAGAATGAAGATATATTACAAATGTCACGCATAGGCGAGCAAGAGGATGACGTTGATTCTGTGTATGAAAATAATCAAGAGGAAGATCGCCTAGTGCCTATACGACGTACCACGTCTTTACAAGATGTGAGACAGATCCCCAGTATCTATATCCCCGAGGAACAAT
This DNA window, taken from Torulaspora delbrueckii CBS 1146 chromosome 2, complete genome, encodes the following:
- the YCX1 gene encoding Ycx1p (similar to Saccharomyces cerevisiae YDL206W; ancestral locus Anc_8.458) translates to MRQVARWLTTVLFYLANIGLIFYCFRNKTLWRVYLEPLVLLECFIALGLIASDFLTPSLSRISRKILHVSDRVSGLTLLALGNAVPDITSTYQAMSADATTMAVGELFGGIFFLLTVVLGSMALVKPIELRPLKMIAVEESRELESFKAEEDERRIIYDRSDFIQDIAIFAGLVMMSAIFLSDGRLMFWECVVMVISYGAYATYLVFYQKSCVADICEVEERAVTDEPLSDLSTMMTNTDRASLCDGNIRFFDSGVHERRANIRRRIRRYLRSNYNGWVRITLRDCLDIWENEDILQMSRIGEQEDDVDSVYENNQEEDRLVPIRRTTSLQDVRQIPSIYIPEEQSRPGSVSSSVDEPTENSRLLSTKVRPFSQKSLSCDHIPGFFSSCQRDQGPADSICSSGIQLPEEDTMRSWPSDFKLISYLTDKSMCLPTTEYIALFFTTPVSLLLCLLIPFLHHREEDRDIHIVEAIRLTLLPIMTWCLVHEPSFSLPPYLLFGLSFVILCLLIYRQRRSIVRHNTNIVAVAAFVLCLSTICYCVHIVVMTLTNWAESFNISGTILGLTVFAWGNSMGDLVSNIIFVQIGVLDLALGACFGSPLLYFVFGVGIDGLILNFRRWKNCGGPLYLCHIDYTMDSYLGCSGIGIVLAFLVFAIVVPLNNWRIDGKISSVLLTLYAAVIGLSIYREVV